One window of the Silurus meridionalis isolate SWU-2019-XX chromosome 24, ASM1480568v1, whole genome shotgun sequence genome contains the following:
- the rln3b gene encoding relaxin-3b → MYKEIVMTLSLLVALAYRAQATEGHPIYGVKLCGREFIRAVIFTCGGSRWRRSVGMPGEAGALTGDFLSAHDDEVSDSWSAQLIPHLSYKAQADPEVDGLAGEAPESLAFIRPARSLISDEVLEALRTSDRKGRDVVVGLSNACCKWGCSKSEISSLC, encoded by the exons ATGTACAAAGAAATCGTGATGACCCTGAGCCTGCTGGTGGCGCTGGCATACCGAGCCCAAGCCACTGAGGGTCACCCCATTTATGGGGTGAAGCTGTGCGGAAGAGAATTTATCCGTGCGGTCATCTTCACCTGTGGAGGCTCACGCTGGAGAAGATCTGTGGGGATGCCAGGTGAAGCTG GTGCTTTAACCGGGGATTTTCTGTCTGCTCATGATGATGAGGTCTCAGACAGTTGGAGCGCCCAGCTCATCCCACACCTTTCCTACAAAGCCCAGGCTGACCCGGAGGTGGACGGCTTGGCCGGTGAAGCTCCAGAGAGCTTAGCGTTCATCCGCCCGGCTCGCTCGCTCATCTCAGATGAGGTCCTCGAGGCTCTGCGCACCTCTGACAGGAAAGGCAGGGATGTGGTCGTGGGCTTGTCCAACGCTTGCTGCAAGTGGGGCTGCAGCAAGAGCGAGATCAGCTCTCTGTGCTAA
- the rfx1b gene encoding MHC class II regulatory factor RFX1 isoform X2: MATPGYTEELQPSQPRGGSVTASKSGQLKTSPTITPVFLSDIQTSSGSSPSLSSRITQTTPPAILKKAVLATPTQVTAATTEYTVSEIQSSASRSSNGQNTPQYIVVTVSEGSIHSNDSVSDSSPPATVQTGVPTHVVQTAQRSVVQTTAKSGQHGVGNLHITPEISQIGHVYSSQVQFVDGDSNYNTTPIRSSTYSFPESTLYGQATPSGSYYEDPPTTGSQVTTPTTSVSTGFSGGGTGVTVASGASSSGASGGAAGAGVVVGGGAGSVAGPGAAAGYVVPGSYVMGSGGQNYTHNIRASPATVQWLLDNYEKAEGVSLPRCTLYYHYLLHCQEAKLEPVNAASFGKLIRSMFIGLRTRRLGTRGNSKYHYYGLRIKSSSPLHRLMEDQQHLAMRQQPFSHKNRIRPVQKVEGMTNGMALGAGQGAGQGVGLFDISSQIQQYQQFLDASRSLPEFPEVDLQEKTLPEGILPEHIQAFQQLYREHCEAIVDVMVNLQFPLVETLWKSFWRFSKGQTNEALDLHSESEKRLPKACLIVLCQYEPVLQWSRNCDNTLYQTLVEILIPDVLTPIPSALTQAIRNCAKSLENWLTSAMMNIPEEMVRIKVVCTGAFAQTLRRYTSLNHLAQAARAVLQNSAQITQMLNDLNRVDFNNVQEQASWVCACEERTVQRIEQDFKTTLQQQKSLEQWAAWLDNVVTHVLKPYTSSPSFTKAAKHFLLKWSFYSSMVIRDLTLRSAASFGSFHLIRLLYDEYMYYLVEHRVAQAKGETPIAVMGEFANLNRSDSSADAEKEEEEEEEDESDDDQMAIPVDPSAMGEESLEPPAKLARTDLFSSTHN, encoded by the exons ATGGCGACTCCAGGCTACACCGAGGAGCTCCAGCCCTCCCAGCCTCGAGGGGGCAGCGTGACCGCATCCAAAAGCGGCCAGCTGAAAACCAGTCCCACCATCACGCCCGTGTTCCTCTCTGACATCCAGACCTCGTCCGGCTCCTCCCCTTCCCTTTCGTCAAGAATAACGCAGACCACGCCTCCTGCGATCCTCAAGAAGGCCGTTCTGGCCACGCCCACTCAGGTTACGGCGGCGACGACGGAGTACACCGTATCCGAGATTCAGAGCTCCGCCTCCAGGTCCAGCAACGGGCAAAACACGCCACAGTACATAGTGGTGACTGTTTCAG AAGGATCTATCCATTCGAACGATTCGGTGTCAGACTCCAGTCCTCCTGCCACCGTCCAGACAGGTGTGCCGACACACGTGGTGCAGACCGCACAG AGGTCAGTAGTGCAGACCACAGCCAAGAGCGGCCAGCACGGAGTCGGGAACCTTCACATTACTCCTGAG atctcTCAGATAGGCCATGTCTACTCCAGCCAGGTTCAGTTTGTGGACGGAGACTCGAACTACAACACCACACCCAT CCGTTCCAGTACATACTCCTTCCCTGAGTCCACCCTCTACGGACAGGCCACACCCTCCGGGTCGTACTACGAAGATCCGCCCACGACGGGGTCGCAGGTTACGACCCCGACGACTTCCGTGTCTACAGGATTCTCAGGGGGTGGCACTGGGGTTACGGTGGCATCTGGAGCATCGTCTTCAGGCGCAAGTGGGGGCGCGGCTGGAGCTGGTGTGGTGGTTGGGGGCGGAGCTGGGAGCGTGGCCGGCCCAGGAGCAGCAGCGGGTTACGTGGTTCCGGGAAGCTACGTGATGGGAAGCGGAGGACAGAATTACACGCACAACATCCGTGCCTCGCCTGCTACT GTGCAATGGCTGTTGGATAACTACGAGAAGGCAGAGGGTGTGAGTCTGCCACGCTGCACACTCTACTATCACTACCTGCTGCATTGTCAAGAGGCCAAGCTGGAGCCCGTCAACGCCGCCTCCTTCGGTAAACTCATCCGATCCATGTTCATCGGACTGCGCACCCGCCGACTCGGCACCAG AGGAAACTCGAAGTACCACTACTACGGCCTTCGGATCAAAAGCAGCTCCCCCCTGCACCGGCTCATGGAAGACCAGCAGCACCTGGCCATGAGACAGCAGCCCTTCTCACAtaaaaacag GATAAGACCGGTGCAGAAGGTTGAGGGAATGACCAATGGGATGGCCTTAGGGGCGGGGCAGGGAGCGGGCCAGGGGGTGGGGCTGTTTGATATCAGCTCCCAGATCCAGCAATATCAACAGTTTTtgg aTGCGTCTCGCTCTCTGCCCGAGTTCCCAGAGGTTGATCTCCAGGAAAAGACCCTGCCAGAGGGGATTCTTCCTGAACATATTCAAGCATTTCAGCAGCTCTACCGGGAACACTGTGAG gcaATAGTGGATGTGATGGTGAACCTGCAGTTTCCTCTGGTTGAGACTTTGTGGAAAAGCTTCTGGAGATTTAGCAAGGGGCAGACCAACGAAGCACTCGACCT TCATAGCGAATCTGAGAAGCGACTGCCAAAAGCATGTCTGATCGTGTTGTGCCAGTACGAGCCGGTTCTACAGTGGAGTCGCAACTGTGACAACACACTCTACCAGACCCTTGTGGAGATCCTCATCCCCGATGTTCTCACACCTATACCCA GTGCCTTAACACAAGCCATCCGTAACTGTGCCAAGAGTTTAGAGAACTGGCTCACCAGTGCCATGATGAACATTCCAGAAGAGATGGTCCGCATtaag gtggtgtgcacaggagcatttgCGCAGACTTTGCGCAGATACACTTCTCTGAACCACTTGGCTCAAGCGGCCAGAGCCGTACTGCAGAACTCGGCTCAGATCACACAGATGCTGAACGACCTCAACCGAGTGGACTTTAACAACgtgcag GAGCAAGCATCGTGGGTGTGTGCGTGCGAGGAACGCACGGTGCAGAGGATCGAGCAGGACTTTAAGACGACGCTGCAGCAGCAGAAATCTCTGGAGCAGTGGGCCGCGTGGCTGGACAACGTCGTCACACACGTCCTCAAGCCCTACACGTCCAGTCCGTCCTTCACTAAAGCCGCCAAACACTTCCTGCTCAAGTGGAGCTTCTACAG ctcgaTGGTGATCAGGGATCTGACTCTGCGCAGTGCCGCCAGTTTCGGGTCGTTCCACCTGATCCGGCTGCTGTATGATGAGTACATGTATTACCTGGTGGAGCACAGAGTCGCTCAGGCCAAAGGAGAAACGCCCATCGCTGTAATGGGAGAA TTTGCCAATCTAAATCGGAGCGACAGCTCAGCTGATGCAGAAAAAG aagaggaagaggaggaagaggacgaGAGCGACGACGACCAGATGGCGATTCCGGTCGACCCGAGCGCGATGGGAGAGGAGTCTCTGGAACCACCTGCCAAATTAGCCAGGACGGATCTGTTCAGCAGcacacacaactaa
- the rfx1b gene encoding MHC class II regulatory factor RFX1 isoform X1, with product MATPGYTEELQPSQPRGGSVTASKSGQLKTSPTITPVFLSDIQTSSGSSPSLSSRITQTTPPAILKKAVLATPTQVTAATTEYTVSEIQSSASRSSNGQNTPQYIVVTVSEGSIHSNDSVSDSSPPATVQTGVPTHVVQTAQQRSVVQTTAKSGQHGVGNLHITPEISQIGHVYSSQVQFVDGDSNYNTTPIRSSTYSFPESTLYGQATPSGSYYEDPPTTGSQVTTPTTSVSTGFSGGGTGVTVASGASSSGASGGAAGAGVVVGGGAGSVAGPGAAAGYVVPGSYVMGSGGQNYTHNIRASPATVQWLLDNYEKAEGVSLPRCTLYYHYLLHCQEAKLEPVNAASFGKLIRSMFIGLRTRRLGTRGNSKYHYYGLRIKSSSPLHRLMEDQQHLAMRQQPFSHKNRIRPVQKVEGMTNGMALGAGQGAGQGVGLFDISSQIQQYQQFLDASRSLPEFPEVDLQEKTLPEGILPEHIQAFQQLYREHCEAIVDVMVNLQFPLVETLWKSFWRFSKGQTNEALDLHSESEKRLPKACLIVLCQYEPVLQWSRNCDNTLYQTLVEILIPDVLTPIPSALTQAIRNCAKSLENWLTSAMMNIPEEMVRIKVVCTGAFAQTLRRYTSLNHLAQAARAVLQNSAQITQMLNDLNRVDFNNVQEQASWVCACEERTVQRIEQDFKTTLQQQKSLEQWAAWLDNVVTHVLKPYTSSPSFTKAAKHFLLKWSFYSSMVIRDLTLRSAASFGSFHLIRLLYDEYMYYLVEHRVAQAKGETPIAVMGEFANLNRSDSSADAEKEEEEEEEDESDDDQMAIPVDPSAMGEESLEPPAKLARTDLFSSTHN from the exons ATGGCGACTCCAGGCTACACCGAGGAGCTCCAGCCCTCCCAGCCTCGAGGGGGCAGCGTGACCGCATCCAAAAGCGGCCAGCTGAAAACCAGTCCCACCATCACGCCCGTGTTCCTCTCTGACATCCAGACCTCGTCCGGCTCCTCCCCTTCCCTTTCGTCAAGAATAACGCAGACCACGCCTCCTGCGATCCTCAAGAAGGCCGTTCTGGCCACGCCCACTCAGGTTACGGCGGCGACGACGGAGTACACCGTATCCGAGATTCAGAGCTCCGCCTCCAGGTCCAGCAACGGGCAAAACACGCCACAGTACATAGTGGTGACTGTTTCAG AAGGATCTATCCATTCGAACGATTCGGTGTCAGACTCCAGTCCTCCTGCCACCGTCCAGACAGGTGTGCCGACACACGTGGTGCAGACCGCACAG CAGAGGTCAGTAGTGCAGACCACAGCCAAGAGCGGCCAGCACGGAGTCGGGAACCTTCACATTACTCCTGAG atctcTCAGATAGGCCATGTCTACTCCAGCCAGGTTCAGTTTGTGGACGGAGACTCGAACTACAACACCACACCCAT CCGTTCCAGTACATACTCCTTCCCTGAGTCCACCCTCTACGGACAGGCCACACCCTCCGGGTCGTACTACGAAGATCCGCCCACGACGGGGTCGCAGGTTACGACCCCGACGACTTCCGTGTCTACAGGATTCTCAGGGGGTGGCACTGGGGTTACGGTGGCATCTGGAGCATCGTCTTCAGGCGCAAGTGGGGGCGCGGCTGGAGCTGGTGTGGTGGTTGGGGGCGGAGCTGGGAGCGTGGCCGGCCCAGGAGCAGCAGCGGGTTACGTGGTTCCGGGAAGCTACGTGATGGGAAGCGGAGGACAGAATTACACGCACAACATCCGTGCCTCGCCTGCTACT GTGCAATGGCTGTTGGATAACTACGAGAAGGCAGAGGGTGTGAGTCTGCCACGCTGCACACTCTACTATCACTACCTGCTGCATTGTCAAGAGGCCAAGCTGGAGCCCGTCAACGCCGCCTCCTTCGGTAAACTCATCCGATCCATGTTCATCGGACTGCGCACCCGCCGACTCGGCACCAG AGGAAACTCGAAGTACCACTACTACGGCCTTCGGATCAAAAGCAGCTCCCCCCTGCACCGGCTCATGGAAGACCAGCAGCACCTGGCCATGAGACAGCAGCCCTTCTCACAtaaaaacag GATAAGACCGGTGCAGAAGGTTGAGGGAATGACCAATGGGATGGCCTTAGGGGCGGGGCAGGGAGCGGGCCAGGGGGTGGGGCTGTTTGATATCAGCTCCCAGATCCAGCAATATCAACAGTTTTtgg aTGCGTCTCGCTCTCTGCCCGAGTTCCCAGAGGTTGATCTCCAGGAAAAGACCCTGCCAGAGGGGATTCTTCCTGAACATATTCAAGCATTTCAGCAGCTCTACCGGGAACACTGTGAG gcaATAGTGGATGTGATGGTGAACCTGCAGTTTCCTCTGGTTGAGACTTTGTGGAAAAGCTTCTGGAGATTTAGCAAGGGGCAGACCAACGAAGCACTCGACCT TCATAGCGAATCTGAGAAGCGACTGCCAAAAGCATGTCTGATCGTGTTGTGCCAGTACGAGCCGGTTCTACAGTGGAGTCGCAACTGTGACAACACACTCTACCAGACCCTTGTGGAGATCCTCATCCCCGATGTTCTCACACCTATACCCA GTGCCTTAACACAAGCCATCCGTAACTGTGCCAAGAGTTTAGAGAACTGGCTCACCAGTGCCATGATGAACATTCCAGAAGAGATGGTCCGCATtaag gtggtgtgcacaggagcatttgCGCAGACTTTGCGCAGATACACTTCTCTGAACCACTTGGCTCAAGCGGCCAGAGCCGTACTGCAGAACTCGGCTCAGATCACACAGATGCTGAACGACCTCAACCGAGTGGACTTTAACAACgtgcag GAGCAAGCATCGTGGGTGTGTGCGTGCGAGGAACGCACGGTGCAGAGGATCGAGCAGGACTTTAAGACGACGCTGCAGCAGCAGAAATCTCTGGAGCAGTGGGCCGCGTGGCTGGACAACGTCGTCACACACGTCCTCAAGCCCTACACGTCCAGTCCGTCCTTCACTAAAGCCGCCAAACACTTCCTGCTCAAGTGGAGCTTCTACAG ctcgaTGGTGATCAGGGATCTGACTCTGCGCAGTGCCGCCAGTTTCGGGTCGTTCCACCTGATCCGGCTGCTGTATGATGAGTACATGTATTACCTGGTGGAGCACAGAGTCGCTCAGGCCAAAGGAGAAACGCCCATCGCTGTAATGGGAGAA TTTGCCAATCTAAATCGGAGCGACAGCTCAGCTGATGCAGAAAAAG aagaggaagaggaggaagaggacgaGAGCGACGACGACCAGATGGCGATTCCGGTCGACCCGAGCGCGATGGGAGAGGAGTCTCTGGAACCACCTGCCAAATTAGCCAGGACGGATCTGTTCAGCAGcacacacaactaa